A genome region from Lutra lutra chromosome 11, mLutLut1.2, whole genome shotgun sequence includes the following:
- the OPN1SW gene encoding short-wave-sensitive opsin 1 — MAARAAAAAVAGRRRRSRQAGDPEPGVQGEGGRAEGAGPGRPPDTAPARKPSLHRAPGPGGGEREQRGQGIPSPDTPQGPGVGEGERTGATQGLRLPQEWPQDPLVLANGPAPSRLRSGRPLAAPWTPLNATVLVATLRYKKLRQPLNYILVNVSLGGFIYCISVSSVFIASCHGYFIFGHHICALEAFLGTTAGLVTGWSLAFLAFERYLVICKPFGNFRFSSKHALMVVLATWTIGIGVSIPPFFGWSRYIPEGLQCSCGPDWYTVGTKYRSEYYTWFLFIFCFIVPLSLICFSYSQLLGALRAVAAQQQESASTQKAEREVSRMVVVMVGSFCFCYTPYAAMAMYLINNRNHGVDLRLVTIPAFFSKSACVYNPIIYCFMNKQFRACIMEMVCGKPMTDDSEMSSSQKTEVSSVSPSQVGPN, encoded by the exons ATGGCCGctcgcgccgccgccgccgccgtcgccggTAGGAGACGCCGCAGCCGCCAGGCCGGGGACCCGGAGCCgggtgtgcagggggagggagggcgggccgagggggcggggcctggccgGCCACCTGACACCGCCCCCGCCCGGAAGCCCTCCCTGCACCGAGCTCCGGGACCTGGTGGAGGCGAGCGGGAGCAGAGAGGCCAAGGGATCCCGTCCCCCGACACACCCCAGGGCCCGGGCGTGGGAGAGGGGGAGCGGACGGGAGCTACTCAGGGCTTGAGGTTGCCCCAGGAGTGGCCACAAGATCCCCTGGTTCTGGCGAACGGTCCTGCCCCCAGTCGGCTGCGCTCGGGGAGACCCCTCGCCGCCCCGT GGACACCACTCAATGCCACAGTGCTGGTGGCCACCCTCCGCTACAAAAAATTGCGACAGCCACTCAACTATATTCTGGTCAATGTGTCCCTGGGGGGCTTCATCTACTGCATCTCTGTGTCCAGCGTCTTCATCGCCAGCTGTCACGGATACTTCATCTTTGGGCACCATATTTGTGCTTTGGAGGCCTTCCTGGGCACTACAGCAG GTCTGGTGACAGGCTGGTCACTGGCCTTCCTGGCCTTTGAGCGCTACCTGGTCATCTGTAAGCCCTTCGGCAACTTCCGCTTCAGCTCCAAGCACGCGCTGATGGTGGTCCTGGCTACCTGGACCATTGGTATTGGCGTCTCCATCCCACCCTTCTTTGGCTGGAGCCG GTACATCCCTGAGGGCCTGCAGTGCTCCTGCGGCCCCGACTGGTACACCGTGGGCACCAAATACCGCAGCGAGTACTACACCTGGTTCCTCTTTATCTTCTGCTTCATTGTGCCTCTCTCCCTCATCTGCTTCTCCTACTCGCAGCTGCTGGGAGCCCTCCGAGCT GTTGCAGCCCAGCAACAGGAGTCTGCTTCAACCCAGAAGGCCGAGCGGGAGGTGAGCcggatggtggtggtgatggtggggtcCTTTTGTTTCTGTTACACGCCCTATGCTGCGATGGCCATGTACTTGATCAACAACCGGAACCACGGGGTGGACCTACGGCTGGTCACCATTCCTGCCTTCTTCTCCAAGAGTGCTTGTGTCTACAATCCCATCATCTATTGCTTCATGAATAAGCAG TTCCGAGCCTGCATCATGGAGATGGTGTGTGGGAAGCCCATGACAGATGATTCTGAAATGTCCAGCTCCCAGAAAACAGAagtctcttctgtctctcccagTCAAGTTGGCCCCAACTAA
- the CCDC136 gene encoding coiled-coil domain-containing protein 136 isoform X6, whose product MEAGAGAGATGWSCPGPGPTVTTLGSYEASEGCERKKGQRWGSLERRGMQAMEGEVLLPALYEEEEEEEEEEVEEEEEQVQKGGSVSSLSVSKHRGLSLTETELEELRAQVLQLVAELEETRELAGQHEDDSLELQGLLEDERLASAQQAEVFTKQIQQLQGELRSLREEISLLEREKESELKEIEQELHLAQTEIQNLRQAAEDSATEHESDIASLQEDLCRMQNELDDMERIRGEYEMEITSLRAEMEMKSSDPSNSLNLCDYSEMQEELQQLRERYRFLNEEYRALQESNSSLTGQLADLESERTRRATEKWLESHMLKDMMSAESQTSEVDFLEPDPETQLLRQQLLGAEEQMHDMQNKCKELCCELQELQHHRRTSEEEQRRLQRELKCAQNEVLRFQTSHNATQNEELKTRLCALQKKYDASQDEQNELLKVQLQLQSELRQLKVLKSTGVESPSEKELLCRLQKLQLQYQHITCEKDKLLEVQRQLCGDLHYHEAEVQRLKDIVASFQESSEKNAEMHAQLQEMKRLYQTSKEELERQKYMYDQLEQDLLLCQQELKELKTTTPIPEDKGKCANKPSPAPEPPIFSLPLVGLVVISALLWCWWAETSS is encoded by the exons ATGGAGGCGGGCGCCGGGGCCGGCGCCACGGGCTGGAGCTGCCCAGGCCCAG gaCCCACAGTGACCACTTTAGGCTCCTATGAGGCATCTGAGGGTTGTGAAAGGAAGAAGGGCCAACGCTGGGGGTCCCTGGAGCGGCGGGGGATGCAAGCAATGGAAG GGGAAGTGTTGCTCCCTGCTCTctatgaggaggaagaggaggaggaggaagaagaggtggaagaagaggaagaacaggtGCAGAAAGGGGGCAGCGTGAGCTCCCTATCCGTCAGCAAGCACCGGGGCCTGAGCCTCACGGAGACAGAGCTGGAAGAGCTGAGGGCTCAGGTGCTACagctggtggcagagctggaggaGACCCGGGAGCTGGCGGGGCAGCATGAGGACGACTCCCTGGAGCTGCAGG ggCTCCTGGAGGATGAACGTCTGGCCAGCGCCCAGCAGGCAGAGGTGTTCACCAAGCAGATCCAGCAGCTCCAAG GTGAGCTGCGGTCTCTGCGTGAGGAGATTTCCCTGTTAGAGCGTGAGAAAGAAAGTGAACTTAAGGAAATAGAACAGGAGTTGCACTTGGCCCAGACTGAGATCCAGAATCTGAGGCAAGCAGCAGAGGATTCCGCGACCGAACATGAGAGTGACATAGCATCCCTGCAGGAGGATCTCTGCCGGATGCAGAATGAACTTGATGACATGGAACGCATTCGGGGAGAGTATGAAATGGAGATCACCTCCCTCCGtgcagaaatggaaatgaagagcTCTGATCCATCCAATAGTTTAAATCTTTGCGATTACTCTGAGATGCAAG AAGAGCTGCAGCAACTGCGGGAACGCTACCGCTTCCTGAACGAGGAGTACCGGGCCCTGCAGGAGAGCAACAGTAGCCTCACAGGGCAGCTTGCGGATCTGGAGAGTGAGAG GACACGAAGAGCAACAGAAAAGTGGCTGGAGTCCCACATGCTAAAGGATATGATGTCAGCAGAGTCTCAGACTTCAGAAGTGGATTTTCTAGAACCTGATCCTGAAACCCAGTTGTTGCGACAACAGCTTCTGGGAGCTGAAGAGCAGATGCATGACATGCAGAACAAG TGTAAGGAGCTGTGTTGTGAGTTGCAAGAACTACAGCATCATCGTCGGACCAGTGAGGAGGAGCAGCGGCGGCTGCAGAGGGAGCTCAAGTGCGCGCAGAACGAGGTGCTCCGGTTTCAGACTTCCCACAATGCCACACAG AACGAGGAGCTGAAGACCAGACTCTGTGCCCTGCAGAAAAAGTATGATGCTAGCCAGGATGAGCAGAATGAGCTCTTGAAGGTGCAGCTCCAGCTTCAGTCTGAGCTCCGGCAGCTCAAAGTCTTGAAATCCACAGGCGTAGAAAGCCCAAGTGAGAAG GAGTTACTCTGCCGGCTCCAGAAGCTGCAGCTCCAATACCAGCACATCACGTGCGAGAAGGATAAGCTGCTGGAGGTGCAGCGTCAGCTGTGCGGGGACCTGCACTACCATGAGGCTGAGGTACAGCGCCTCAAGGACATCGTGGCCTCCTTCCAGGAGAGCAGTGAGAAG AATGCAGAGATGCACGCCCAGCTTCAGGAGATGAAGCGGCTGTACCAGACCAGCAAGGAGGAGCTGGAGCGGCAGAAGTACATGTATGATCAGCTCGAGCAGGAcctcctgctctgccagcagGAGCTGAAGGAGCTCAAGACCACCACACCCATCCCAGAGGACAAGGGGAAGTGTGCTAATAAG
- the CCDC136 gene encoding coiled-coil domain-containing protein 136 isoform X7: MEAGAGAGATGWSCPGPGPTVTTLGSYEASEGCERKKGQRWGSLERRGMQAMEGEVLLPALYEEEEEEEEEEVEEEEEQVQKGGSVSSLSVSKHRGLSLTETELEELRAQVLQLVAELEETRELAGQHEDDSLELQGLLEDERLASAQQAEVFTKQIQQLQGELRSLREEISLLEREKESELKEIEQELHLAQTEIQNLRQAAEDSATEHESDIASLQEDLCRMQNELDDMERIRGEYEMEITSLRAEMEMKSSDPSNSLNLCDYSEMQEELQQLRERYRFLNEEYRALQESNSSLTGQLADLESERTRRATEKWLESHMLKDMMSAESQTSEVDFLEPDPETQLLRQQLLGAEEQMHDMQNKCKELCCELQELQHHRRTSEEEQRRLQRELKCAQNEVLRFQTSHNATQPSPAPEPPIFSLPLVGLVVISALLWCWWAETSS; this comes from the exons ATGGAGGCGGGCGCCGGGGCCGGCGCCACGGGCTGGAGCTGCCCAGGCCCAG gaCCCACAGTGACCACTTTAGGCTCCTATGAGGCATCTGAGGGTTGTGAAAGGAAGAAGGGCCAACGCTGGGGGTCCCTGGAGCGGCGGGGGATGCAAGCAATGGAAG GGGAAGTGTTGCTCCCTGCTCTctatgaggaggaagaggaggaggaggaagaagaggtggaagaagaggaagaacaggtGCAGAAAGGGGGCAGCGTGAGCTCCCTATCCGTCAGCAAGCACCGGGGCCTGAGCCTCACGGAGACAGAGCTGGAAGAGCTGAGGGCTCAGGTGCTACagctggtggcagagctggaggaGACCCGGGAGCTGGCGGGGCAGCATGAGGACGACTCCCTGGAGCTGCAGG ggCTCCTGGAGGATGAACGTCTGGCCAGCGCCCAGCAGGCAGAGGTGTTCACCAAGCAGATCCAGCAGCTCCAAG GTGAGCTGCGGTCTCTGCGTGAGGAGATTTCCCTGTTAGAGCGTGAGAAAGAAAGTGAACTTAAGGAAATAGAACAGGAGTTGCACTTGGCCCAGACTGAGATCCAGAATCTGAGGCAAGCAGCAGAGGATTCCGCGACCGAACATGAGAGTGACATAGCATCCCTGCAGGAGGATCTCTGCCGGATGCAGAATGAACTTGATGACATGGAACGCATTCGGGGAGAGTATGAAATGGAGATCACCTCCCTCCGtgcagaaatggaaatgaagagcTCTGATCCATCCAATAGTTTAAATCTTTGCGATTACTCTGAGATGCAAG AAGAGCTGCAGCAACTGCGGGAACGCTACCGCTTCCTGAACGAGGAGTACCGGGCCCTGCAGGAGAGCAACAGTAGCCTCACAGGGCAGCTTGCGGATCTGGAGAGTGAGAG GACACGAAGAGCAACAGAAAAGTGGCTGGAGTCCCACATGCTAAAGGATATGATGTCAGCAGAGTCTCAGACTTCAGAAGTGGATTTTCTAGAACCTGATCCTGAAACCCAGTTGTTGCGACAACAGCTTCTGGGAGCTGAAGAGCAGATGCATGACATGCAGAACAAG TGTAAGGAGCTGTGTTGTGAGTTGCAAGAACTACAGCATCATCGTCGGACCAGTGAGGAGGAGCAGCGGCGGCTGCAGAGGGAGCTCAAGTGCGCGCAGAACGAGGTGCTCCGGTTTCAGACTTCCCACAATGCCACACAG